In Nomascus leucogenys isolate Asia chromosome 8, Asia_NLE_v1, whole genome shotgun sequence, a single genomic region encodes these proteins:
- the RECK gene encoding reversion-inducing cysteine-rich protein with Kazal motifs isoform X3, whose protein sequence is MKDETGKNALFSCISRNEMGSVCCSYAGHHTNCREYCQAIFRTDSSPGPSQIKAVENYCASVSPQLIHCVNNYTQSYPMRNPTDSLYCCDRAEDHACQNACKRILMSKKTEMEIVDGLIEGCKTQPLPQDPLWQCFLESSQSVHPGVTVHPPPSTGLDGAKLHCCSKANTSTCRELCTKLYSMSWGNTQSWQEFDRFCEYNPVEVSMLTCLADVREPCQLGCRNLTYCTNFNNRPTELFRSCNAQSDQGAMNDMKLWEKGSIKMPFINIPVLDIKKCQPEMWKAIACSLQIKPCHSKSRGSIICKSDCVEILKKCGDQNKFPEDHTAESICELLSPTDDLKNCIPLDTYLRPSTLGNIVEEVTHPCNPNPCPANELCEVNRKGCPSGDPCLPYFCVQGCKLGEASDFIVRQGTLIQVPSSAGEVGCYKICSCGQSGLLENCMEMHCIDLQKSCIVGGKRKSHGTSFSIDCNVCSCFAGNLVCSTRLCLSEHSSEDDRRTFTGLPCNCADQFVPVCGQNGRTYPSACIARCVGLQDHQFEFASCMSKDPCNPNPCQKNQRCIPKPQVCLTTFDKFGCSQYECVPRQLACDQVQDPVCDTDHMEHNNLCTLYQRGKSLSYKGPCQPFCRATEPVCGHNGETYSSVCAAYSDRVAVDYYGDCQAVGVLSEHSSVAECASVKCPSLLAAGCKPIIPPGACCPLCAGMLRVLFDKEKLDTIAKVTNKKPITVLEILQKIRMHVSVPQCDVFGYFSIESEIVILIIPVDHYPKALQIEACNKEAEKIESLINSDSPTLASHVPLSALIISQVQVSSSVPSAGIRARPSCHSFLLPLSLGLALHLLWTYN, encoded by the exons GTTTATATTGCTGTGACAGAGCTGAAGACCATGCTTGCCAAAATGCCTGCAAGAGAATCCTGATGTCCAAGAAAACGGAAATGGAGATTGTTGATGGTCTCATCGAGGGTTGTAAGACCCAGCCCTTGCCTCAAGATCCTCTTTGGCAATGTTTTCTTGAAAGCTCACAATCTGTTCACCCTGGAGTCACTGTACACCCTCCTCCCTCTACAGGCCTTGATGGGGCTAAATTGCATTGTTGTTCTAAAGCAAACACTTCAACATGTAG GGAACTCTGCACTAAACTTTACAGCATGAGCTGGGGCAATACACAGAGTTGGCAAGAGTTTGATCGCTTTTGTGAATATAATCCAGTGGAAGTGTCCATGTTGACCTGTTTAGCGGATGTCCGGGAACCTTGCCAGTTGGGCTGTAGAAACCTTACTTACTGTACTAATTTTAACAACAG GCCAACAGAACTTTTCAGAAGTTGTAATGCACAGTCAGATCAAGGAGCCATGAATGACATGAAGTTGTGGGAGAAAGGAAGCATAAAGATGCCATTTATCAATATACCTGTTCTTGATATTAAAAAGTGCCAGCCAGAGATGTGGAAAGCAATAGCTTGTTCACTGCAGATTAAACCTTGTCATAGTAAATCTCGGGGAAGTATTATTTGCAA atcagATTGTGTGGAGATTCTTAAAAAATGTGGAGACCAGAACAAATTCCCTGAAGACCACACAGCTGAAAGTATTTGTGAGCTTCTGTCGCCTACAGATGATCTGAAGAACTGTATACCTTTGGATACATACCTCA GGCCAAGTACTTTAGGTAACATTGTAGAAGAAGTGACTCATCCCTGTAACCCAAATCCTTGCCCTGCCAATGAGCTCTGTGAAGTAAACCGAAAAGGATGTCCATCTGGAGATCCCTGTCTTCCATACTTTTGTGTTCAAG GTTGCAAACTGGGAGAAGCTTCTGATTTCATTGTCCGTCAAGGGACACTAATCCAGGTGCCATCATCTGCAGGGGAGGTTGGTTGTTATAAAATCTGTTCATGTGGACAAAGTGGACTCTTAGAAAACTGTATGGAAATGCACTGTATAGACCTCCAGAAGTCTTGTATtgttggaggaaaaagaaaaa gTCATGGAACATCCTTTAGTATTGACTGCAATGTCTGTTCTTGTTTTGCTGGCAATTTGGTGTGTTCTACCCGCCTTTGCCTCAGTGAGCACAGTTCAGAAGATGACCGTCGTACCTTCACAG GTCTGCCCTGTAACTGTGCAGATCAGTTTGTCCCCGTATGTGGGCAGAATGGGCGCACTTACCCCAGTGCCTGCATTGCTCGCTGTGTGGGCCTCCAAGACCATCAGTTTGAGTTTGCATCATGCATGTCAAAGGATCCATGTAATCCTAATCCCTGCCAAAAAAACCAAAG GTGCATACCCAAACCACAGGTCTGCCTGACGACTTTTGATAAATTTGGATGTAGCCAGTATGAGTGTGTACCGAGACAGCTCGCGTGTGACCAGGTCCAAGATCCTGTTTGTGACACAGACCACATGGAGCACAACAATCTCTGCACTTTATACCAAAGAGGAAAAAGCCTCTCTTACAAAGGCCCCTGCCAG CCCTTTTGCAGAGCAACCGAGCCCGTATGTGGGCACAATGGTGAGACCTACAGCAGCGTGTGTGCTGCCTACTCGGATCGCGTGGCGGTCGATTACTATGGGGACTGCCAGGCCGTCGGAGTCCTGTCAGAGCACAGCTCTGTCGCCGAGTGTGCTTCTGTCAAGTGTCCTTCACTCTTGGCAGCTGGATGCAAACCCATCATCCCACCGG GTGCTTGTTGCCCATTATGTGCTGGGATGTTAAGAGTTTTATTTGACAAAGAAAAACTGGATACTATTGCTAAG GTAACAAATAAAAAGCCAATAACAGTTCTGGAAATACTTCAGAAAATCCGCATGCACGTGTCTGTCCCACAGTGTGACGTGTTTGGATACTTCAGCATTGAATCAGAAATCGTGATCCTGATCATTCCCGTCGATCACTATCCAAAAGCTCTGCAG ATTGAAGCCTGCAATAAAGAAGCAGAGAAGATTGAGTCCCTTATCAACTCTGACAGCCCGACTTTGGCATCACATGTCCCTCTCTCTGCCCTCATCATTTCCCAGGTACAGGTCTCCAGCAGTGTGCCATCGGCCGGCATCAGGGCCAGGCCTTCTTGccactccttcctccttcccctcagcTTGGGCCTTGCCTTGCACTTGCTCTGGACATATAACTGA